A genome region from Prionailurus bengalensis isolate Pbe53 chromosome B4, Fcat_Pben_1.1_paternal_pri, whole genome shotgun sequence includes the following:
- the ITGA7 gene encoding integrin alpha-7 isoform X5 has protein sequence MAGTPGRGPRPPPGICYLLGSLLAGLLCPGAVAFNLDVMGALRKEGEPGSLFGFSVALHRQLQPRPQSWLLVGAPQALALPGQQANRTGGLFACPLSLEETDCYRVDIDRGADVQKESKENQWLGVSVRSQGPGGKIVTCAHRYEARQRVDQILETRDVIGRCFVLSQDLAVRDELDGGEWKFCEGRPQGHEQFGFCQQGTAAAFSPDSHYLLFGAPGTYNWKGLLFVTNIDSSDPDQLVYKTLDPADRLPGPAGDLALNSYLGFSIDSGKGLVRAEELSFVAGAPRANHKGAVVILRKDSASRLVPEVMLSGERLTSGFGYSLAVADLNNDGWADLVVGAPYFFERQEELGGAVYVYMNQGGHWAGVSPLRLCGSPDSMFGISLAVLGDLNQDGFADIAVGAPFDGDGKVFIYHGSSLGVVIKPSQVLEGEAVGIKSFGYSLSGGLDVDGNHYPDLLVGSLADTAVLFRARPVLHVSHEVFIAPRAIDLEQPNCAAGHSVCVDLRVCFSYIATPSSYSPVVALDYVLDGDTDRRLRGQVPRVTFLSRGPDDPKHQASGTVWLKHQHDRVCGDTMFQLQENVKDKLRAIVVTLSYSLQTPRLRRQAPGQGLPPVAPILNAHQPSTQRAEIHFLKQGCGEDKICQSNLQLVHARFCARVSDTEFQPLPMDADGTTALFALSGQPVIGLELTVTNLPSDPAQPQADGDDAHEAQLLVTLPASLHYSGVRALDPAEKPLCLSNENASHVECELGNPMKRGAQVTFYLILSTSGITIETTELEVELLLATISEQELHPVSARARVFIELPLSITGVAIPQQLFFSGVVRGESAMRSERDIGSKVKYEVTVSNQGQSLNTLGSAFLNIMWPHEIANGKWLLYPMRVELEGGQGPGQKGLCSPRPNILQLDVDSRDRRRRELEQPEQQEHPEQPEPSTSWWPVSSAEKKKNITLDCVRGTANCVVFSCPLYSFDRAAVLHVWGRLWNSTFLEEYSAVKSLEVIVRANITVKSSIKNLLLRDASTVIPVMVYLDPVAVVAEGVPWWVILLAVLAGLLVLALLVLLMWKMGFFKRARYPEATVPQYHAVKIPREDRQQFKEEKTGTILRNNWGSPRREGPDAHPILAADGHPEPGSEGHPVSGTA, from the exons GCTGCTGGTGGGTGCTCCGCAGGCCCTGGCTCTGCCTGGGCAGCAGGCGAATCGCACTGGAGGCCTCTTCGCTTGTCCCCTGAGCCTGGAAGAGACCGACTGCTACAGAGTGGACATCGACCGTGGAG CTGATGtgcagaaagaaagcaaggagaaCCAGTGGTTGGGAGTCAGTGTTCGGAGCCAGGGGCCTGGAGGCAAGATTGTC ACCTGTGCACACCGGTATGAGGCACGGCAGCGAGTAGACCAGATCCTGGAGACCAGGGATGTGATCGGTCGTTGCTTTGTGCTAAGCCAAGACCTGGCCGTCCGTGATGAATTGGATGGCGGGGAATGGAAGTTCTGTGAGGGTCGCCCCCAAGGCCATGAACAATTTGGGTTCTGCCAGCAGGGCACAGCTGCCGCCTTCTCCCCTGACAGCCACTACCTCCTCTTTGGGGCCCCGGGAACCTATAACTGGAAGG GGTTGCTCTTTGTGACCAACATTGATAGCTCAGACCCTGACCAGCTGGTGTATAAAACTTTGGACCCCGCTGACCGGCTCCCAGGACCAGCCGGAGACTTGGCCCTGAATAGCTACTTAG GTTTCTCCATCGACTCGGGGAAGGGTCTGGTGCGTGCAGAAGAGCTGAGCTTTGTGGCAGGGGCCCCCCGTGCCAACCACAAGGGTGCTGTGGTCATTCTGCGCAAAGACAGTGCCAGTCGCCTGGTGCCTGAAGTTATGCTGTCTGGGGAGCGCCTGACCTCCGGCTTTGGCTACTCACTGGCTGTGGCCGATCTCAATAATGATGG CTGGGCAGACCTGGTAGTGGGTGCCCCCTACTTCTTTGAGCGCCAAGAAGAGCTGGGGGGTGCCGTGTATGTGTACATGAACCAGGGGGGTCACTGGGCTGGGGTCTCCCCTCTCCGGCTCTGTGGCTCTCCTGACTCCATGTTCGGGATCAGCCTGGCTGTCTTGGGGGACCTCAACCAAGATGGCTTTGCAG ATATCGCTGTGGGGGCTCCCTTTGATGGGgatgggaaagtctttatctacCATGGGAGCAGTCTGGGGGTTGTCATCAAACCTTCCCAG GTGCTGGAGGGTGAGGCCGTGGGCATAAAGAGCTTTGGCTACTCCCTGTCCGGTGGCCTGGATGTGGATGGGAATCATTACCCAGACCTACTGGTTGGCTCCTTGGCTGACACTGCTGTGCTCTTCAG GGCCAGACCCGTCCTTCATGTGTCGCATGAGGTCTTCATTGCTCCCCGAGCCATTGATCTAGAACAGCCTAACTGTGCTGCTGGCCACTCAGTCTG TGTGGACTTGCGGGTCTGTTTCAGCTACATTGCAACCCCCAGCAGCTACAGCCCTGTTGTGG CCCTGGATTATGTGTTAGATGGGGACACAGACCGAAGGCTCCGGGGCCAGGTCCCCCGTGTGACCTTCCTGAGCCGTGGCCCAGATGACCCCAAGCACCAGGCCTCAGGCACCGTGTGGCTGAAGCACCAGCATGACCGAGTCTGTGGAGACACCATGTTCCAGCTACAG GAGAATGTCAAAGACAAGCTTCGGGCCATTGTGGTGACCCTGTCCTACAGTCTCCAGACCCCACGGCTCCGGCGACAGGCTCCTGGCCAGGGTCTGCCCCCAGTGGCCCccatcctcaatgcccaccaGCCCAGCACCCAGAGGGCAGAG ATCCACTTCCTGAAACAAGGTTGTGGTGAAGACAAGATCTGTCAGAGCAACCTGCAGCTGGTTCATGCTCGCTTCTGTGCCCGGGTCAGCGACACGGAGTTCCAACCTCTGCCCAT GGATGCGGATGGGACAACAGCCCTGTTTGCCCTGAGTGGGCAGCCAGTCATTGGCCTGGAGCTGACGGTCACCAACCTGCCCTCGGatccagcccagccccaggctgaTGGAGATGATGCTCATGAAGCCCAGCTTCTGgtcaccctccctgcctccctgcactACTCAGGAGTCCGAGCCCTGGACCCTGCG gaGAAGCCGCTCTGCCTGTCCAACGAGAATGCCTCCCATGTCGAGTGTGAGCTAGGGAACCCCATGAAGAGAGGTGCCCAG GTCACCTTCTACCTCATCCTTAGCACCTCAGGGATCACTATTGAGACCACAGAGCTGGAAGTGGAGCTGCTGTTGGCCAC GATCAGTGAGCAGGAGCTTCATCCGGTCTCTGCCCGAGCACGTGTCTTCATTGAGCTGCCGCTGTCCATCACGGG GGTGGCCATTCCCCAGCAGCTCTTCTTCTCTGGTGTGGTGCGGGGCGAGAGCGCCATGCGGTCTGAGCGGGATATAGGCAGCAAGGTCAAGTATGAGGTCACG GTCTCCAACCAAGGCCAGTCGCTTAACACCCTGGGCTCTGCCTTCCTCAACATCATGTGGCCCCATGAGATTGCCAACGGAAAGTGGCTGCTGTACCCCATGCGGGTGGAGCTGGAGGGCGGGCAAGGGCCTGGGCAGAAGGGGCTCTGTTCCCCAAGGCCCAACATCCTCCAACTG GACGTGGACAGCAGGGATAGGAGGCGGAGGGAGCTGGAGCAGCCAGAGCAGCAGGAACATCCTGAGCAGCCAGAGCCCAGCACATCCTGGTGGCCAGTGTCCTCTgctgagaagaagaaaaacatcaccCTG GACTGTGTCCGGGGCACTGCCAACTGTGTGGTGTTCAGCTGCCCTCTATATAGCTTTGACCGAGCTGCTGTGCTGCACGTCTGGGGCCGCCTCTGGAACAGCACCTTCTTGGAG GAGTACTCAGCTGTGAAGTCCCTGGAAGTGATTGTGCGAGCAAACATCACTGTGAAGTCTTCGATCAAGAACTTGCTGCTCAGAGACGCCTCCACAGTG ATCCCAGTGATGGTTTACCTGGACCCTGTGGCTGTGGTGGCAGAAGGAGTCCCCTGGTGGGTCATCCTCCTGGCTGTACTGGCCGGGCTTCTGGTGCTGGCGCTGCTGGTGCTGCTCATGTGGAAG ATGGGATTCTTCAAGCGGGCACGGTACCCCGAGGCCACCGTGCCCCAGTACCACGCGGTGAAGATCCCGCGGGAAGACCGACAGCAGTTCAAAGAGGAGAAGACGGGCACCATCCTGAGGAACAACTGGGGCAGCCCCCGGCGGGAGGGCCCCGATGCACACCCCATCCTGGCTGCGGATGGGCACCCTGAGCCAGGCTCAGAGGGGCATCCCGTGTCAGGCACCGCCTAG
- the ITGA7 gene encoding integrin alpha-7 isoform X2, with amino-acid sequence MAGTPGRGPRPPPGICYLLGSLLAGLLCPGAVAFNLDVMGALRKEGEPGSLFGFSVALHRQLQPRPQSWLLVGAPQALALPGQQANRTGGLFACPLSLEETDCYRVDIDRGADVQKESKENQWLGVSVRSQGPGGKIVTCAHRYEARQRVDQILETRDVIGRCFVLSQDLAVRDELDGGEWKFCEGRPQGHEQFGFCQQGTAAAFSPDSHYLLFGAPGTYNWKGTARVELCVQGSADLAHLDDGPYEAGGLLFVTNIDSSDPDQLVYKTLDPADRLPGPAGDLALNSYLGFSIDSGKGLVRAEELSFVAGAPRANHKGAVVILRKDSASRLVPEVMLSGERLTSGFGYSLAVADLNNDGWADLVVGAPYFFERQEELGGAVYVYMNQGGHWAGVSPLRLCGSPDSMFGISLAVLGDLNQDGFADIAVGAPFDGDGKVFIYHGSSLGVVIKPSQVLEGEAVGIKSFGYSLSGGLDVDGNHYPDLLVGSLADTAVLFRARPVLHVSHEVFIAPRAIDLEQPNCAAGHSVCVDLRVCFSYIATPSSYSPVVALDYVLDGDTDRRLRGQVPRVTFLSRGPDDPKHQASGTVWLKHQHDRVCGDTMFQLQENVKDKLRAIVVTLSYSLQTPRLRRQAPGQGLPPVAPILNAHQPSTQRAEIHFLKQGCGEDKICQSNLQLVHARFCARVSDTEFQPLPMDADGTTALFALSGQPVIGLELTVTNLPSDPAQPQADGDDAHEAQLLVTLPASLHYSGVRALDPAEKPLCLSNENASHVECELGNPMKRGAQVTFYLILSTSGITIETTELEVELLLATISEQELHPVSARARVFIELPLSITGVAIPQQLFFSGVVRGESAMRSERDIGSKVKYEVTVSNQGQSLNTLGSAFLNIMWPHEIANGKWLLYPMRVELEGGQGPGQKGLCSPRPNILQLDVDSRDRRRRELEQPEQQEHPEQPEPSTSWWPVSSAEKKKNITLDCVRGTANCVVFSCPLYSFDRAAVLHVWGRLWNSTFLEEYSAVKSLEVIVRANITVKSSIKNLLLRDASTVIPVMVYLDPVAVVAEGVPWWVILLAVLAGLLVLALLVLLMWKMGFFKRARYPEATVPQYHAVKIPREDRQQFKEEKTGTILRNNWGSPRREGPDAHPILAADGHPEPGSEGHPVSGTA; translated from the exons GCTGCTGGTGGGTGCTCCGCAGGCCCTGGCTCTGCCTGGGCAGCAGGCGAATCGCACTGGAGGCCTCTTCGCTTGTCCCCTGAGCCTGGAAGAGACCGACTGCTACAGAGTGGACATCGACCGTGGAG CTGATGtgcagaaagaaagcaaggagaaCCAGTGGTTGGGAGTCAGTGTTCGGAGCCAGGGGCCTGGAGGCAAGATTGTC ACCTGTGCACACCGGTATGAGGCACGGCAGCGAGTAGACCAGATCCTGGAGACCAGGGATGTGATCGGTCGTTGCTTTGTGCTAAGCCAAGACCTGGCCGTCCGTGATGAATTGGATGGCGGGGAATGGAAGTTCTGTGAGGGTCGCCCCCAAGGCCATGAACAATTTGGGTTCTGCCAGCAGGGCACAGCTGCCGCCTTCTCCCCTGACAGCCACTACCTCCTCTTTGGGGCCCCGGGAACCTATAACTGGAAGG GCACCGCCAGGGTGGAGCTCTGTGTGCAGGGCTCGGCGGACCTGGCGCACCTGGACGACGGGCCCTACGAGGCGGGGG GGTTGCTCTTTGTGACCAACATTGATAGCTCAGACCCTGACCAGCTGGTGTATAAAACTTTGGACCCCGCTGACCGGCTCCCAGGACCAGCCGGAGACTTGGCCCTGAATAGCTACTTAG GTTTCTCCATCGACTCGGGGAAGGGTCTGGTGCGTGCAGAAGAGCTGAGCTTTGTGGCAGGGGCCCCCCGTGCCAACCACAAGGGTGCTGTGGTCATTCTGCGCAAAGACAGTGCCAGTCGCCTGGTGCCTGAAGTTATGCTGTCTGGGGAGCGCCTGACCTCCGGCTTTGGCTACTCACTGGCTGTGGCCGATCTCAATAATGATGG CTGGGCAGACCTGGTAGTGGGTGCCCCCTACTTCTTTGAGCGCCAAGAAGAGCTGGGGGGTGCCGTGTATGTGTACATGAACCAGGGGGGTCACTGGGCTGGGGTCTCCCCTCTCCGGCTCTGTGGCTCTCCTGACTCCATGTTCGGGATCAGCCTGGCTGTCTTGGGGGACCTCAACCAAGATGGCTTTGCAG ATATCGCTGTGGGGGCTCCCTTTGATGGGgatgggaaagtctttatctacCATGGGAGCAGTCTGGGGGTTGTCATCAAACCTTCCCAG GTGCTGGAGGGTGAGGCCGTGGGCATAAAGAGCTTTGGCTACTCCCTGTCCGGTGGCCTGGATGTGGATGGGAATCATTACCCAGACCTACTGGTTGGCTCCTTGGCTGACACTGCTGTGCTCTTCAG GGCCAGACCCGTCCTTCATGTGTCGCATGAGGTCTTCATTGCTCCCCGAGCCATTGATCTAGAACAGCCTAACTGTGCTGCTGGCCACTCAGTCTG TGTGGACTTGCGGGTCTGTTTCAGCTACATTGCAACCCCCAGCAGCTACAGCCCTGTTGTGG CCCTGGATTATGTGTTAGATGGGGACACAGACCGAAGGCTCCGGGGCCAGGTCCCCCGTGTGACCTTCCTGAGCCGTGGCCCAGATGACCCCAAGCACCAGGCCTCAGGCACCGTGTGGCTGAAGCACCAGCATGACCGAGTCTGTGGAGACACCATGTTCCAGCTACAG GAGAATGTCAAAGACAAGCTTCGGGCCATTGTGGTGACCCTGTCCTACAGTCTCCAGACCCCACGGCTCCGGCGACAGGCTCCTGGCCAGGGTCTGCCCCCAGTGGCCCccatcctcaatgcccaccaGCCCAGCACCCAGAGGGCAGAG ATCCACTTCCTGAAACAAGGTTGTGGTGAAGACAAGATCTGTCAGAGCAACCTGCAGCTGGTTCATGCTCGCTTCTGTGCCCGGGTCAGCGACACGGAGTTCCAACCTCTGCCCAT GGATGCGGATGGGACAACAGCCCTGTTTGCCCTGAGTGGGCAGCCAGTCATTGGCCTGGAGCTGACGGTCACCAACCTGCCCTCGGatccagcccagccccaggctgaTGGAGATGATGCTCATGAAGCCCAGCTTCTGgtcaccctccctgcctccctgcactACTCAGGAGTCCGAGCCCTGGACCCTGCG gaGAAGCCGCTCTGCCTGTCCAACGAGAATGCCTCCCATGTCGAGTGTGAGCTAGGGAACCCCATGAAGAGAGGTGCCCAG GTCACCTTCTACCTCATCCTTAGCACCTCAGGGATCACTATTGAGACCACAGAGCTGGAAGTGGAGCTGCTGTTGGCCAC GATCAGTGAGCAGGAGCTTCATCCGGTCTCTGCCCGAGCACGTGTCTTCATTGAGCTGCCGCTGTCCATCACGGG GGTGGCCATTCCCCAGCAGCTCTTCTTCTCTGGTGTGGTGCGGGGCGAGAGCGCCATGCGGTCTGAGCGGGATATAGGCAGCAAGGTCAAGTATGAGGTCACG GTCTCCAACCAAGGCCAGTCGCTTAACACCCTGGGCTCTGCCTTCCTCAACATCATGTGGCCCCATGAGATTGCCAACGGAAAGTGGCTGCTGTACCCCATGCGGGTGGAGCTGGAGGGCGGGCAAGGGCCTGGGCAGAAGGGGCTCTGTTCCCCAAGGCCCAACATCCTCCAACTG GACGTGGACAGCAGGGATAGGAGGCGGAGGGAGCTGGAGCAGCCAGAGCAGCAGGAACATCCTGAGCAGCCAGAGCCCAGCACATCCTGGTGGCCAGTGTCCTCTgctgagaagaagaaaaacatcaccCTG GACTGTGTCCGGGGCACTGCCAACTGTGTGGTGTTCAGCTGCCCTCTATATAGCTTTGACCGAGCTGCTGTGCTGCACGTCTGGGGCCGCCTCTGGAACAGCACCTTCTTGGAG GAGTACTCAGCTGTGAAGTCCCTGGAAGTGATTGTGCGAGCAAACATCACTGTGAAGTCTTCGATCAAGAACTTGCTGCTCAGAGACGCCTCCACAGTG ATCCCAGTGATGGTTTACCTGGACCCTGTGGCTGTGGTGGCAGAAGGAGTCCCCTGGTGGGTCATCCTCCTGGCTGTACTGGCCGGGCTTCTGGTGCTGGCGCTGCTGGTGCTGCTCATGTGGAAG ATGGGATTCTTCAAGCGGGCACGGTACCCCGAGGCCACCGTGCCCCAGTACCACGCGGTGAAGATCCCGCGGGAAGACCGACAGCAGTTCAAAGAGGAGAAGACGGGCACCATCCTGAGGAACAACTGGGGCAGCCCCCGGCGGGAGGGCCCCGATGCACACCCCATCCTGGCTGCGGATGGGCACCCTGAGCCAGGCTCAGAGGGGCATCCCGTGTCAGGCACCGCCTAG
- the ITGA7 gene encoding integrin alpha-7 isoform X3 produces the protein MAGTPGRGPRPPPGICYLLGSLLAGLLCPGAVAFNLDVMGALRKEGEPGSLFGFSVALHRQLQPRPQSWLLVGAPQALALPGQQANRTGGLFACPLSLEETDCYRVDIDRGADVQKESKENQWLGVSVRSQGPGGKIVTCAHRYEARQRVDQILETRDVIGRCFVLSQDLAVRDELDGGEWKFCEGRPQGHEQFGFCQQGTAAAFSPDSHYLLFGAPGTYNWKGTARVELCVQGSADLAHLDDGPYEAGGEKEQDPRLIPVPANSYFGLLFVTNIDSSDPDQLVYKTLDPADRLPGPAGDLALNSYLGFSIDSGKGLVRAEELSFVAGAPRANHKGAVVILRKDSASRLVPEVMLSGERLTSGFGYSLAVADLNNDGWADLVVGAPYFFERQEELGGAVYVYMNQGGHWAGVSPLRLCGSPDSMFGISLAVLGDLNQDGFADIAVGAPFDGDGKVFIYHGSSLGVVIKPSQVLEGEAVGIKSFGYSLSGGLDVDGNHYPDLLVGSLADTAVLFRARPVLHVSHEVFIAPRAIDLEQPNCAAGHSVCVDLRVCFSYIATPSSYSPVVALDYVLDGDTDRRLRGQVPRVTFLSRGPDDPKHQASGTVWLKHQHDRVCGDTMFQLQENVKDKLRAIVVTLSYSLQTPRLRRQAPGQGLPPVAPILNAHQPSTQRAEIHFLKQGCGEDKICQSNLQLVHARFCARVSDTEFQPLPMDADGTTALFALSGQPVIGLELTVTNLPSDPAQPQADGDDAHEAQLLVTLPASLHYSGVRALDPAEKPLCLSNENASHVECELGNPMKRGAQVTFYLILSTSGITIETTELEVELLLATISEQELHPVSARARVFIELPLSITGVAIPQQLFFSGVVRGESAMRSERDIGSKVKYEVTVSNQGQSLNTLGSAFLNIMWPHEIANGKWLLYPMRVELEGGQGPGQKGLCSPRPNILQLDVDSRDRRRRELEQPEQQEHPEQPEPSTSWWPVSSAEKKKNITLDCVRGTANCVVFSCPLYSFDRAAVLHVWGRLWNSTFLEEYSAVKSLEVIVRANITVKSSIKNLLLRDASTVIPVMVYLDPVAVVAEGVPWWVILLAVLAGLLVLALLVLLMWKCGFFHRSSQSSSFPTNYHRARLAVQPSAVEAGGPGTAGWDSSSGHGTPRPPCPSTTR, from the exons GCTGCTGGTGGGTGCTCCGCAGGCCCTGGCTCTGCCTGGGCAGCAGGCGAATCGCACTGGAGGCCTCTTCGCTTGTCCCCTGAGCCTGGAAGAGACCGACTGCTACAGAGTGGACATCGACCGTGGAG CTGATGtgcagaaagaaagcaaggagaaCCAGTGGTTGGGAGTCAGTGTTCGGAGCCAGGGGCCTGGAGGCAAGATTGTC ACCTGTGCACACCGGTATGAGGCACGGCAGCGAGTAGACCAGATCCTGGAGACCAGGGATGTGATCGGTCGTTGCTTTGTGCTAAGCCAAGACCTGGCCGTCCGTGATGAATTGGATGGCGGGGAATGGAAGTTCTGTGAGGGTCGCCCCCAAGGCCATGAACAATTTGGGTTCTGCCAGCAGGGCACAGCTGCCGCCTTCTCCCCTGACAGCCACTACCTCCTCTTTGGGGCCCCGGGAACCTATAACTGGAAGG GCACCGCCAGGGTGGAGCTCTGTGTGCAGGGCTCGGCGGACCTGGCGCACCTGGACGACGGGCCCTACGAGGCGGGGGGTGAGAAGGAGCAGGACCCCCGCCTCATCCCGGTCCCTGCCAACAGCTACTTTG GGTTGCTCTTTGTGACCAACATTGATAGCTCAGACCCTGACCAGCTGGTGTATAAAACTTTGGACCCCGCTGACCGGCTCCCAGGACCAGCCGGAGACTTGGCCCTGAATAGCTACTTAG GTTTCTCCATCGACTCGGGGAAGGGTCTGGTGCGTGCAGAAGAGCTGAGCTTTGTGGCAGGGGCCCCCCGTGCCAACCACAAGGGTGCTGTGGTCATTCTGCGCAAAGACAGTGCCAGTCGCCTGGTGCCTGAAGTTATGCTGTCTGGGGAGCGCCTGACCTCCGGCTTTGGCTACTCACTGGCTGTGGCCGATCTCAATAATGATGG CTGGGCAGACCTGGTAGTGGGTGCCCCCTACTTCTTTGAGCGCCAAGAAGAGCTGGGGGGTGCCGTGTATGTGTACATGAACCAGGGGGGTCACTGGGCTGGGGTCTCCCCTCTCCGGCTCTGTGGCTCTCCTGACTCCATGTTCGGGATCAGCCTGGCTGTCTTGGGGGACCTCAACCAAGATGGCTTTGCAG ATATCGCTGTGGGGGCTCCCTTTGATGGGgatgggaaagtctttatctacCATGGGAGCAGTCTGGGGGTTGTCATCAAACCTTCCCAG GTGCTGGAGGGTGAGGCCGTGGGCATAAAGAGCTTTGGCTACTCCCTGTCCGGTGGCCTGGATGTGGATGGGAATCATTACCCAGACCTACTGGTTGGCTCCTTGGCTGACACTGCTGTGCTCTTCAG GGCCAGACCCGTCCTTCATGTGTCGCATGAGGTCTTCATTGCTCCCCGAGCCATTGATCTAGAACAGCCTAACTGTGCTGCTGGCCACTCAGTCTG TGTGGACTTGCGGGTCTGTTTCAGCTACATTGCAACCCCCAGCAGCTACAGCCCTGTTGTGG CCCTGGATTATGTGTTAGATGGGGACACAGACCGAAGGCTCCGGGGCCAGGTCCCCCGTGTGACCTTCCTGAGCCGTGGCCCAGATGACCCCAAGCACCAGGCCTCAGGCACCGTGTGGCTGAAGCACCAGCATGACCGAGTCTGTGGAGACACCATGTTCCAGCTACAG GAGAATGTCAAAGACAAGCTTCGGGCCATTGTGGTGACCCTGTCCTACAGTCTCCAGACCCCACGGCTCCGGCGACAGGCTCCTGGCCAGGGTCTGCCCCCAGTGGCCCccatcctcaatgcccaccaGCCCAGCACCCAGAGGGCAGAG ATCCACTTCCTGAAACAAGGTTGTGGTGAAGACAAGATCTGTCAGAGCAACCTGCAGCTGGTTCATGCTCGCTTCTGTGCCCGGGTCAGCGACACGGAGTTCCAACCTCTGCCCAT GGATGCGGATGGGACAACAGCCCTGTTTGCCCTGAGTGGGCAGCCAGTCATTGGCCTGGAGCTGACGGTCACCAACCTGCCCTCGGatccagcccagccccaggctgaTGGAGATGATGCTCATGAAGCCCAGCTTCTGgtcaccctccctgcctccctgcactACTCAGGAGTCCGAGCCCTGGACCCTGCG gaGAAGCCGCTCTGCCTGTCCAACGAGAATGCCTCCCATGTCGAGTGTGAGCTAGGGAACCCCATGAAGAGAGGTGCCCAG GTCACCTTCTACCTCATCCTTAGCACCTCAGGGATCACTATTGAGACCACAGAGCTGGAAGTGGAGCTGCTGTTGGCCAC GATCAGTGAGCAGGAGCTTCATCCGGTCTCTGCCCGAGCACGTGTCTTCATTGAGCTGCCGCTGTCCATCACGGG GGTGGCCATTCCCCAGCAGCTCTTCTTCTCTGGTGTGGTGCGGGGCGAGAGCGCCATGCGGTCTGAGCGGGATATAGGCAGCAAGGTCAAGTATGAGGTCACG GTCTCCAACCAAGGCCAGTCGCTTAACACCCTGGGCTCTGCCTTCCTCAACATCATGTGGCCCCATGAGATTGCCAACGGAAAGTGGCTGCTGTACCCCATGCGGGTGGAGCTGGAGGGCGGGCAAGGGCCTGGGCAGAAGGGGCTCTGTTCCCCAAGGCCCAACATCCTCCAACTG GACGTGGACAGCAGGGATAGGAGGCGGAGGGAGCTGGAGCAGCCAGAGCAGCAGGAACATCCTGAGCAGCCAGAGCCCAGCACATCCTGGTGGCCAGTGTCCTCTgctgagaagaagaaaaacatcaccCTG GACTGTGTCCGGGGCACTGCCAACTGTGTGGTGTTCAGCTGCCCTCTATATAGCTTTGACCGAGCTGCTGTGCTGCACGTCTGGGGCCGCCTCTGGAACAGCACCTTCTTGGAG GAGTACTCAGCTGTGAAGTCCCTGGAAGTGATTGTGCGAGCAAACATCACTGTGAAGTCTTCGATCAAGAACTTGCTGCTCAGAGACGCCTCCACAGTG ATCCCAGTGATGGTTTACCTGGACCCTGTGGCTGTGGTGGCAGAAGGAGTCCCCTGGTGGGTCATCCTCCTGGCTGTACTGGCCGGGCTTCTGGTGCTGGCGCTGCTGGTGCTGCTCATGTGGAAG TGTGGCTTCTTCCATCGGAGCAGCCAGAGCTCGTCTTTTCCCACCAACTATCACCGGGCCCGTCTGGCTGTGCAGCCCTCGGCCGTGGAAGCTGGGGGCCCAGGGACTGCGGg ATGGGATTCTTCAAGCGGGCACGGTACCCCGAGGCCACCGTGCCCCAGTACCACGCGGTGA